A genome region from Trichosurus vulpecula isolate mTriVul1 chromosome 5, mTriVul1.pri, whole genome shotgun sequence includes the following:
- the LOC118850164 gene encoding sterol O-acyltransferase 1-like, with translation MMVGEEKSVRNRWLTSKEKEEEKRSAHKEETLQETLQKSENGQVDPEQHLTRKILLAAEAEQLKPFFMKEVGNHFDEFVTSLIDKSASLDLSGSSTSFAVLSGGKNNHRAKDLRNRPEQGKLFVVRRSMLDELFEVDHIRTIYHMFIALLILFILSTLVVDYIDEGRLVLEFSLVTYAFGKFPVVICTWWTMFLATLIIPYLLLERWARGYTTSSRPIVHSFFYGMLFMLFQVVGLGGGSTYVVLAYTLPPASRFIVILEQVRFIMKAHSFIRENVPRVLDAAKENSRTIPIPQVNQYLYFLFAPTLIYRDSYPRTPTIRWSYVATQFAQVFGCMFYAYYIFERLCAPLFRNIKQEPFSVRVLVLCIFNSILPGVLMLFLSFFAILHCWLNAFAEMLRFGDRMFYKDWWNSTSYANYYRTWNVVVHDWLYYYAYKDFLWFFSRRFKTAAMISVFAVSAVVHEYALALCLSFFYPVLFVLFMFFGMIFNFIANDSRKRPIWNILMWTSLFLGHGILLCLYSHEWYARQQCPLKNPTFLDYVRPRSWTCQYVF, from the coding sequence ATGATGGTGGGTGAAGAGAAATCTGTGAGAAATCGCTGGCTCacatccaaagaaaaagaagaagaaaagagaagtgcGCATAAAGAAGAGACTCTGCAGGAGACCCTACAGAAGTCAGAAAATGGTCAAGTTGACCCTGAACAGCACCTGACACGGAAGATACTGTTAGCAGCAGAAGCAGAACAGTTGAAGCCATTTTTTATGAAGGAAGTAGGCAATCATTTTGATGAATTTGTGACCAGTCTTATTGATAAATCAGCCTCACTGGATCTCTCTGGGTCTTCAACATCCTTTGCTGTTCTCAGTGGAGGGAAGAATAACCACAGAGCTAAGGATCTGAGAAATCGTCCAGAACAAGGAAAGCTTTTTGTTGTAAGAAGATCGATGTTGGATGAGCTATTTGAGGTAGACCATATTCGAACAATATATCATATGTTTATTgccctcctcatcctcttcattCTCAGCACACTAGTAGTGGACTACATTGATGAAGGAAGGCTGGTCCTAGAATTCAGTCTCGTCACTTACGCTTTTGGCAAATTTCCGGTTGTAATTTGCACTTGGTGGACCATGTTCCTGGCCACATTGATCATTCCCTATTTACTACTTGAACGCTGGGCCAGAGGATATACCACAAGTTCCCGTCCAATTGTCCACTCTTTCTTCTATGGGATGCTTTTCATGCTTTTCCAGGTTGTAGGCTTGGGAGGTGGATCAACATATGTTGTATTGGCCTATACATTGCCACCAGCTTCCCGATTCATTGTTATACTTGAACAGGTTCGCTTCATTATGAAAGCTCATTCATTTATTCGGGAGAATGTTCCTCGGGTATTGGATGCTGCTAAGGAAAACTCACGCACTATTCCAATTCCCCAAGTCAACCAGTACTTGTACTTTTTGTTTGCTCCTACTCTCATCTATAGAGACAGCTATCCCAGGACTCCCACTATCAGGTGGAGTTATGTAGCTACTCAGTTTGCACAGGTTTTTGGTTGCATGTTTTATGCATATTACATCTTTGAAAGACTCTGTGCTCCCTTGTTTCGGAATATCAAACAAGAGCCCTTCAGTGTTCGGGTTTTGGTCCTGTGCATCTTCAACTCCATTTTGCCGGGTGTGCTGatgttatttctttccttttttgccatattGCACTGTTGGCTTAATGCCTTCGCGGAGATGTTACGCTTTGGGGACAGGATGTTCTATAAGGATTGGTGGAACTCAACGTCATATGCCAACTATTACAGAACCTGGAATGTGGTCGTTCATGATTGGCTCTATTACTATGCTTACAAAGACTTCCTTTGGTTTTTCAGCAGAAGGTTCAAAACGGCCGCCATGATATCTGTCTTTGCAGTGTCTGCCGTAGTGCACGAGTATGCCCTGGCCCTATGCTTGAGCTTTTTCTACCCAGTCCTCTTTGTACTCTTCATGTTCTTTGGAATGATTTTCAATTTCATTGCCAATGACAGTCGGAAAAGGCCTATTTGGAATATCTTGATGTGGACATCTCTCTTCTTGGGACATGGAATTCTACTGTGCTTATACTCTCATGAGTGGTATGCACGTCAGCAATGTCCTTTAAAAAATCCAACATTTCTAGACTATGTAAGACCACGCTCCTGGACGTGTCAATATGTGTTTTAA